From Nitrospiraceae bacterium, a single genomic window includes:
- a CDS encoding septal ring lytic transglycosylase RlpA family protein codes for MNSGIPVKRICLILTVLLMAGCAGGQSRTQPRISDTFQRGVASWYGPSFHGNPTANGEPYDMWALTAAHPTLPFGTRVLVQSLDTGKSVTVRINDRGPFIRGRIIDLSYGAARELAMIGRGTENVSLTILESTNASSGYMSKEGSDSFWVQVGSFTTLTQAVALHEQLADHYPNIRLTTVDLPSGQWHRVQIGTFPSQEKAKIVAIELEKQFDLDSLLIQGN; via the coding sequence ATGAATAGTGGCATTCCAGTCAAAAGGATTTGTCTTATCCTGACTGTCCTGCTCATGGCTGGATGTGCAGGTGGCCAATCCCGAACCCAGCCGAGGATCTCGGACACGTTTCAACGGGGAGTGGCTTCCTGGTATGGCCCAAGTTTTCATGGTAATCCGACTGCCAACGGTGAACCCTATGACATGTGGGCACTCACGGCCGCACATCCTACGCTACCCTTCGGCACACGAGTCCTCGTCCAAAGTCTCGATACCGGGAAATCCGTGACCGTTCGCATTAATGATCGTGGTCCTTTTATTCGGGGTCGAATCATTGATCTGTCCTATGGAGCTGCCCGGGAGTTGGCCATGATTGGAAGAGGAACGGAAAACGTCAGCTTAACGATCCTCGAATCGACAAACGCCAGTTCAGGCTATATGTCGAAGGAAGGATCTGATAGTTTTTGGGTGCAGGTAGGCTCTTTCACGACCTTAACCCAAGCGGTCGCCTTGCATGAACAACTGGCCGACCACTATCCCAATATTCGATTGACTACCGTGGACCTTCCATCCGGACAATGGCACCGTGTCCAGATTGGGACATTTCCCTCTCAGGAAAAGGCCAAAATTGTGGCCATAGAACTAGAAAAACAATTCGATCTTGACTCTCTTCTGATACAAGGTAACTGA
- a CDS encoding HlyC/CorC family transporter, which translates to MDFIAVLICLGLSAFFSGAEIAFFSITETRLKALSDEGHKGAKLALKLRSNPQRLLSTILIGNNLVNIMAASMATLIAIRLFGSEAVAVATGLLTFMVLLFGEIVPKTLCAKYSETAVQLLAYPIYLLEQLFFPFLYFLEPFILKLTGGRGLTVPFITEEELKIMLDAGGKAGVLETDEVKMIKNVFDFNDVTAEDAMTPRIYMFALDGNQTLGETREELFKAKYSRIPIYEGNPDNITAILYRNHALMELAQSHTNLTLKSFAKPALFIPSTKTADDLLRQFQQEKRHIAIVVNEFGGVMGLITVEDLLEEVVGEILDEGDLSEEWIRRTGKNQILVDGRTEVRRINEFLKVELDEEQNTISGLILEELGHIPAVGEKVQTDNCLLIVQEADERSIKGVQIIKEEPVPETPPTEPSTVSSES; encoded by the coding sequence ATGGATTTTATCGCCGTCCTTATTTGTCTAGGACTTTCCGCTTTTTTCTCCGGAGCCGAGATCGCATTTTTTTCAATAACGGAAACCCGGCTGAAAGCACTGTCCGATGAAGGTCATAAAGGGGCAAAACTGGCCCTCAAATTACGGTCCAATCCACAACGCCTTCTCTCGACAATTCTGATTGGCAATAATTTGGTCAATATCATGGCGGCCTCCATGGCAACCTTGATTGCCATCCGCTTGTTTGGATCTGAGGCCGTGGCCGTCGCTACGGGTCTCTTAACCTTTATGGTCCTGTTATTCGGTGAAATCGTCCCTAAAACGCTTTGTGCCAAATATTCTGAAACGGCCGTACAATTACTGGCATACCCCATATATCTTCTCGAACAATTATTTTTTCCTTTTCTCTATTTTTTAGAACCGTTTATTTTAAAACTCACAGGGGGTCGGGGATTAACCGTTCCGTTTATCACGGAAGAAGAACTCAAGATCATGCTTGATGCCGGAGGAAAAGCGGGTGTACTGGAAACCGATGAAGTGAAAATGATTAAAAACGTATTTGATTTCAATGACGTGACGGCTGAAGATGCGATGACGCCAAGGATATATATGTTCGCCCTCGATGGCAATCAAACACTTGGAGAAACACGGGAAGAATTATTTAAAGCAAAATATTCACGAATTCCCATTTACGAAGGAAACCCGGACAATATCACCGCCATTCTCTATCGCAATCATGCCTTGATGGAACTGGCTCAAAGTCATACAAACCTCACCCTCAAATCATTTGCCAAACCCGCATTATTTATCCCCTCAACCAAAACGGCCGATGATTTATTACGGCAATTCCAACAGGAAAAACGACATATTGCGATTGTGGTCAATGAATTTGGGGGAGTGATGGGTTTAATTACCGTCGAAGATCTGCTGGAAGAAGTGGTAGGCGAGATTCTGGATGAAGGCGACCTGAGTGAAGAATGGATTCGCCGGACGGGGAAAAATCAAATATTAGTAGATGGGAGAACCGAGGTCCGCCGCATCAATGAATTTCTTAAGGTCGAACTCGACGAAGAGCAAAATACAATCAGCGGACTTATCCTCGAAGAATTAGGCCATATTCCTGCTGTCGGTGAGAAGGTTCAAACGGACAATTGTCTTTTAATTGTCCAAGAAGCAGATGAACGCTCTATCAAGGGTGTCCAGATCATCAAGGAAGAACCTGTTCCCGAAACGCCTCCCACCGAACCATCTACGGTGTCTTCGGAATCCTAA
- the ligA gene encoding NAD-dependent DNA ligase LigA codes for MQPNLFENNPDETGVEDSSKPPQSRAVPSAKVQLKLEKLKHAIRRHDELYYVRSRPEISDAEYDQLFRELQDLESQYPDLRTPDSPTQRVGGAPLAQFNKITHEFPLLSLDSEMDEARVLAFDQRVCRELDVRQPSYSAEPKYDGLSVALTYDHGVFVRGATRGNGAIGEDVTHNLRTIRALPLQLKEGGTVPSHVVVRGEVFMKLQDFHILNRRLTEQGEEPFANPRNAASGTLRQLDPAITATRPLTITCYDFMSSGPRRPSTHFEAVTCLEAWGLPIPQFRRHCHSIREALEFHREMFEQRDVLPFEIDGIVIKIDRFDWQKALGEKSRSPRWAIAFKFPPRKELTKVQEIAMSVGRTGALTPIALLDPVEIGGVTVSRASLHNVEEVARKDVRVGDTVKVERAGDVIPDVVERVPVPDEVRGAPFQPPTTCPVCQSHTIQEGPILYCTGQTVCSAQLKGSLEHFASKGALNIEGLGKKTVAQLVDKGFVKDLSDLYTLDVDDLLQLEGFADKSARQLLGEIERSKEVPFVRLLIGLGIRHVGAHIARVLVQNFGSLDNLKKATQEELLQIRDIGPEIAASVTHFFKESRNLKVWQHMESLGVRVQQEANMSEPHVQPLRGKIFVLTGTLNGYSRQEAKHKIEELGGRVTSSISKQTDYLIAGEDPGSKYDKAATLGVRILDENAFSLLIQSGNTLPSSSNE; via the coding sequence ATGCAGCCAAATTTATTCGAGAATAATCCTGATGAGACCGGAGTAGAGGATTCTTCCAAGCCTCCTCAATCTCGTGCTGTGCCATCCGCAAAGGTTCAACTGAAGCTTGAAAAATTAAAGCACGCCATCCGTCGACATGATGAATTGTATTATGTTCGAAGCCGACCGGAAATCTCTGATGCGGAATATGACCAACTTTTTCGAGAACTTCAAGACTTAGAGAGCCAATACCCTGACCTCAGGACCCCAGATTCGCCAACCCAGCGGGTCGGGGGTGCGCCACTGGCCCAATTCAATAAAATTACACACGAATTCCCTCTTCTTAGCTTGGATTCGGAAATGGATGAAGCGCGTGTATTGGCCTTTGATCAGCGGGTTTGCCGGGAGTTAGATGTGCGACAGCCGAGCTATTCGGCCGAACCCAAATACGATGGATTATCTGTTGCCCTCACTTACGACCATGGCGTATTTGTGCGAGGGGCTACGAGAGGAAATGGGGCAATAGGGGAGGACGTGACACACAATCTTCGTACCATACGTGCTCTGCCATTACAGTTGAAGGAAGGCGGAACTGTTCCCTCCCATGTGGTGGTGCGGGGTGAGGTGTTTATGAAGCTCCAGGATTTTCACATCTTGAATCGGCGCTTAACCGAACAAGGTGAAGAACCCTTTGCCAATCCGCGCAATGCGGCATCCGGAACCTTACGCCAATTGGATCCGGCGATCACCGCAACCCGCCCACTCACCATCACCTGCTATGATTTCATGAGTTCGGGGCCAAGGAGACCCAGCACCCATTTTGAAGCGGTCACGTGTCTGGAGGCCTGGGGATTGCCCATCCCTCAATTTCGCCGTCACTGCCATTCCATCCGGGAAGCTCTGGAATTTCATCGTGAAATGTTTGAACAACGGGATGTTTTGCCGTTCGAAATTGACGGCATCGTCATCAAAATTGACCGGTTCGATTGGCAAAAGGCGCTTGGCGAAAAGTCCCGCAGCCCCCGATGGGCCATTGCTTTCAAATTTCCTCCAAGAAAGGAACTGACTAAAGTTCAGGAGATTGCCATGTCGGTTGGTCGGACCGGGGCCCTCACGCCCATTGCCCTATTGGATCCGGTGGAAATCGGTGGTGTGACGGTGAGTCGGGCCTCATTGCATAACGTGGAGGAAGTCGCCCGTAAAGATGTAAGGGTGGGTGATACCGTAAAAGTCGAACGGGCAGGGGACGTTATTCCCGATGTGGTGGAACGAGTGCCCGTGCCGGATGAAGTGCGTGGGGCTCCTTTTCAGCCACCAACAACCTGTCCCGTTTGTCAGTCTCATACCATTCAGGAAGGTCCCATTCTGTATTGTACTGGCCAAACGGTATGTTCCGCCCAACTCAAGGGATCCCTGGAACATTTTGCATCAAAAGGTGCCTTGAATATCGAAGGGCTTGGGAAAAAAACTGTCGCACAGCTGGTTGACAAAGGCTTCGTCAAGGATTTGTCCGATCTGTATACATTAGATGTTGACGACCTTCTTCAATTAGAAGGTTTTGCAGACAAATCCGCGAGGCAGCTTTTGGGAGAAATCGAAAGGAGCAAGGAGGTTCCCTTTGTGCGCCTGTTGATTGGCCTTGGCATACGTCATGTGGGGGCTCATATCGCCAGAGTTTTGGTGCAAAATTTTGGTTCACTCGACAATTTGAAGAAGGCTACCCAAGAGGAACTTTTGCAAATCCGTGACATCGGCCCAGAGATTGCTGCGAGCGTGACACATTTTTTTAAAGAATCCCGTAATTTGAAGGTTTGGCAACACATGGAGTCGTTGGGAGTTCGGGTTCAACAGGAAGCAAATATGTCAGAGCCGCATGTTCAACCCCTAAGGGGGAAGATTTTTGTGCTTACCGGAACGTTGAACGGTTATTCCCGTCAGGAGGCAAAACACAAAATCGAAGAGTTAGGTGGACGTGTCACTTCCAGCATCAGTAAACAGACAGATTATCTTATAGCCGGCGAAGACCCCGGCTCTAAATATGACAAGGCAGCCACACTAGGAGTTCGAATTTTAGATGAAAATGCATTCAGCTTATTAATTCAATCCGGGAACACTTTACCCTCATCATCCAACGAGTAA
- a CDS encoding AAA family ATPase, protein MTSPFSHSADPTVMHIGQVALRLARPLTYTQAWMGDQEILRQLLACWFIVDEKDVPLSPRIIGQPGVGKTTLAMAATQERKQELFIYQCTADTRPEDLLVSPVISEGGTITYQASPLVTAMVTGNVCLLDEGNRMNEKSWASLASLLDHRRSVDSVVAGVQIHAHENFRCCVTMNEDASTYEVPDYILSRLQPTLKVEFPNKEHELAILRYHLPFASAELITLTVNFLQKAHQLDLPFSIRDGMHMVQYAMKRMAQDPHHPVARDPAWREALINVLGEEAEDLDVLAKRRSQTLHGHALPKGLGDFFFEEDHPLHPDQ, encoded by the coding sequence ATGACCTCTCCATTTTCACATTCTGCGGATCCTACGGTTATGCACATCGGGCAGGTTGCGCTTCGCCTGGCCCGTCCCCTTACGTACACGCAAGCCTGGATGGGCGATCAGGAAATTTTACGCCAGCTTCTCGCCTGTTGGTTTATCGTTGATGAAAAAGATGTGCCTTTATCACCGAGAATTATCGGTCAGCCGGGTGTAGGGAAGACCACACTCGCCATGGCGGCCACTCAGGAGCGGAAGCAGGAACTTTTCATTTACCAATGTACGGCGGATACCAGGCCAGAAGACCTTCTCGTCTCCCCGGTCATTTCTGAGGGAGGCACGATTACCTATCAAGCCTCTCCTTTAGTCACGGCTATGGTCACCGGCAATGTCTGTCTGCTCGATGAAGGCAACCGGATGAATGAAAAGAGTTGGGCCTCGCTTGCCTCCCTGCTTGATCATCGACGCTCGGTCGATTCGGTCGTGGCGGGTGTTCAAATTCATGCGCATGAGAATTTTCGGTGTTGTGTCACGATGAATGAGGATGCCTCAACCTATGAGGTGCCGGATTATATCCTATCTCGCCTTCAACCGACATTGAAGGTGGAATTTCCTAACAAGGAACATGAATTGGCCATTTTGCGGTATCACCTTCCGTTTGCATCTGCGGAATTAATAACACTCACCGTGAATTTTCTTCAAAAAGCGCATCAGCTGGATCTCCCGTTCTCCATTCGGGACGGGATGCACATGGTGCAATATGCGATGAAACGGATGGCCCAAGACCCTCACCATCCCGTGGCCCGTGATCCGGCTTGGCGTGAAGCCCTGATCAATGTTTTGGGAGAAGAAGCAGAAGATCTTGATGTGTTGGCAAAACGCCGGTCACAGACATTGCACGGGCATGCTCTCCCTAAAGGATTGGGGGATTTCTTCTTTGAAGAGGATCATCCCCTGCATCCCGACCAGTAG
- a CDS encoding LysM peptidoglycan-binding domain-containing protein, whose product MFAFLLLTIVPKGGIHMNLRGGMRNMVQPLFGGRQGDPHLSSCFGYLKIAAGILVCSGVLTGCVSTEKFEAEKARALNFQRLLAQEEKRTGELNVKYQDTQRQLGSLESQNRDLNAELEALRDQLNRSHDELSRVREGGMGKSDDLKLSEPSISEFGLNDLDFKDSDMTKLDSDLNLGDSIPLDSPSMDTMGSDTIGSHGEGSHIVAKGETLYRISKEYGVSIADLKAWNQLTDNTIHVGQKLIVSGQ is encoded by the coding sequence ATGTTCGCCTTCTTGTTATTGACCATTGTCCCTAAAGGAGGGATACATATGAACCTCAGAGGAGGAATGCGTAATATGGTGCAACCATTGTTCGGGGGACGTCAAGGAGATCCCCACTTATCGAGTTGTTTTGGATACCTGAAAATTGCAGCTGGCATACTGGTCTGTAGTGGAGTCTTGACCGGATGTGTCAGCACGGAAAAGTTTGAAGCCGAGAAGGCACGTGCGTTAAATTTCCAAAGGCTGTTAGCGCAGGAAGAAAAACGAACCGGTGAATTAAATGTGAAGTATCAAGACACGCAACGACAACTGGGATCATTGGAGTCGCAAAACCGAGATTTAAATGCCGAATTAGAAGCATTGCGCGACCAATTGAACCGTTCCCATGACGAACTTTCGCGTGTAAGAGAGGGAGGGATGGGAAAATCAGATGATCTGAAACTTTCCGAGCCTTCAATCTCTGAGTTTGGCCTGAATGATCTTGACTTTAAAGATTCAGATATGACGAAACTTGATTCGGACTTGAATTTGGGGGACAGCATTCCTCTGGATTCACCGAGTATGGATACGATGGGAAGTGATACCATAGGAAGTCATGGAGAAGGGTCACATATTGTAGCGAAAGGCGAGACCCTCTACCGGATTTCCAAAGAGTACGGCGTATCGATCGCCGATCTCAAAGCCTGGAATCAGTTGACGGATAACACCATTCACGTTGGACAAAAGCTTATCGTCAGCGGTCAGTAA
- the trpE gene encoding anthranilate synthase component I has protein sequence MKNAYYSVSFDEFCQFASQGNLVPLYREILADFETPVSAFSKINTGANAFLFESIEGGENWARYSFLGSHPSVMLWEENGEVVTQKGRKQHRVPLQDNPLDHVQNTMAEYHPVVVPGLPRFVGGAVGYLGYDVVKSFEPVPSRAKPGIKTPLFAFCITDTLLIFDNVAHTLKVVANAHITSAKKTQLRQIYQDAIKRIESIIARLHKPSRRPTASIRRAPLKFQSNLSPEDFEKMVLRTKEYIQAGDIIQGVMSQRWQTTIHTDPLEIYRALRVLNPSPYMFYLRMAGVELVGSSPEILVRCEEGHIVVRPIAGTRPRGQTPDADNALEQDLLSDHKELAEHVMLVDLGRNDVGRVAKTGTVRLERFKNVERYSHVMHIVSQVKGELDPQYTAYDVMKACFPAGTVSGAPKIRAMQIIEELEPTRRGPYAGAVGYFSFSGNMDTCINIRTVVVQGQKAYIQAGAGIVADSDPTREYEETRTKAGAMMRAIEMAERGLA, from the coding sequence ATGAAAAATGCTTATTATTCAGTGAGTTTTGATGAATTTTGCCAATTCGCCTCACAAGGAAACCTCGTCCCCCTTTATCGAGAAATTTTGGCGGATTTCGAGACGCCTGTGTCGGCATTTTCCAAAATTAATACGGGAGCCAATGCCTTTTTATTTGAAAGTATCGAAGGGGGAGAAAACTGGGCACGATATTCCTTCCTGGGTAGTCACCCTTCCGTCATGTTGTGGGAGGAGAACGGCGAAGTGGTCACCCAAAAAGGCCGGAAACAACACCGTGTCCCGCTGCAGGACAACCCCTTGGACCATGTTCAGAATACCATGGCAGAGTATCATCCGGTTGTCGTACCCGGGTTACCACGATTTGTTGGTGGTGCAGTGGGTTATTTGGGTTATGACGTGGTCAAGTCTTTTGAGCCGGTTCCGTCTCGAGCGAAACCCGGGATTAAAACTCCCCTCTTTGCGTTTTGCATAACCGATACCTTACTCATTTTTGACAATGTCGCCCATACCCTCAAAGTCGTGGCCAATGCCCATATTACTTCTGCAAAGAAGACCCAACTTCGCCAGATCTATCAAGACGCCATCAAGCGGATTGAATCAATCATTGCCAGACTTCATAAACCAAGCCGGCGACCTACGGCCTCGATTCGACGTGCACCACTCAAATTTCAATCGAATCTGTCTCCTGAGGACTTTGAAAAAATGGTGCTTCGGACAAAGGAATACATTCAGGCCGGGGATATCATCCAGGGTGTCATGTCCCAACGCTGGCAGACCACGATCCACACTGATCCCCTGGAGATTTATCGAGCCCTGAGGGTGCTCAATCCCTCACCCTACATGTTCTATTTACGCATGGCCGGCGTCGAACTCGTGGGATCTTCTCCAGAAATTCTTGTGCGATGCGAAGAAGGTCATATTGTGGTGAGACCCATTGCCGGAACCCGTCCCCGTGGCCAGACGCCAGACGCTGACAACGCATTGGAACAGGATCTCTTATCCGATCACAAGGAATTAGCCGAACATGTCATGTTGGTGGATTTAGGTCGCAATGATGTGGGCCGAGTGGCCAAAACCGGAACAGTCAGACTTGAACGGTTCAAGAACGTTGAACGGTATTCCCATGTCATGCATATTGTATCTCAAGTCAAGGGAGAATTAGATCCGCAATACACTGCCTATGATGTCATGAAGGCGTGTTTTCCGGCCGGGACGGTGTCCGGTGCGCCGAAAATCCGAGCCATGCAAATCATTGAGGAGTTGGAACCCACTCGTCGGGGACCTTATGCGGGAGCGGTCGGGTATTTTAGTTTTTCAGGAAATATGGATACCTGCATCAATATTCGTACGGTCGTCGTTCAAGGACAAAAGGCGTATATTCAGGCCGGTGCCGGAATTGTCGCGGATTCTGACCCTACCCGCGAATATGAAGAAACTCGAACAAAAGCCGGCGCCATGATGAGAGCCATCGAAATGGCTGAACGTGGTCTCGCGTAA
- a CDS encoding aminodeoxychorismate/anthranilate synthase component II: MILVIDNYDSFTYNLVQYLGELGADLKIFRNDALTIDDIHRLAPERILISPGPCTPNEAGISVAIIKHFAGRLPVFGVCLGHQSLAYAFGGQIIRAPRLMHGKTSMVHHDGKTIFEGLPNPFEATRYHSLIVKRETLPTGFEISAETVEGEIMGLRHIPTGAEGVQFHPESILTTAGMDLLRNFLLLPVCSSTDH, encoded by the coding sequence ATGATTCTGGTTATCGACAATTACGATTCGTTTACCTACAATCTTGTCCAATATCTTGGAGAGTTGGGAGCCGATCTTAAGATTTTTCGAAATGATGCCCTCACAATTGATGACATTCACCGCCTGGCACCTGAACGCATATTAATATCACCCGGCCCCTGTACACCTAACGAGGCGGGCATTTCTGTTGCCATCATCAAGCATTTTGCCGGCCGTCTCCCCGTCTTTGGCGTCTGTCTCGGGCATCAATCCCTGGCCTATGCATTTGGAGGTCAAATTATTCGAGCCCCCAGACTTATGCATGGGAAAACCTCCATGGTCCATCATGACGGAAAAACAATTTTTGAAGGCCTCCCGAATCCCTTTGAAGCGACCCGATATCATTCCTTAATCGTCAAGCGTGAAACCTTGCCCACGGGCTTTGAAATTTCAGCCGAAACCGTGGAAGGCGAAATCATGGGGCTTCGACATATCCCAACTGGAGCGGAAGGCGTGCAATTTCACCCTGAATCGATTCTCACCACGGCGGGGATGGACCTTTTGCGGAATTTTTTATTATTACCCGTCTGCTCTTCAACCGACCACTAA
- the trpD gene encoding anthranilate phosphoribosyltransferase: protein MPLLKDHIAKLAEGLDLTELEAEEAMREIMQGGATEAQIAAYLMGLRMKGETIDEITGSVRAMRERAIRIPIADPQVVDTCGTGGDKSHTFNISTAAAFVVAGGGMTVAKHGNRSVSSQSGSADVLGALGVNIDLSPEKVADCINEIGIGFLFAPLYHGAMKHCAKPRSELGIRTLMNIMGPLANPARATIQILGVYDQALNEKLAQVLLRLGTQHCFVLHGMDGLDEISLTSRTGIAEGKKGRVLSYSIGPEDFGLHPVSPKELLGGTAEDNAQIIREIFRGRKGPKRDIVLMNAAPAFIACQKATSLREGFEEAGRVVDNGAAFEKLDKLISLTKKLAA, encoded by the coding sequence ATGCCCCTACTCAAAGACCACATCGCCAAATTAGCCGAGGGCCTCGACCTCACAGAACTCGAAGCGGAAGAAGCCATGCGGGAAATCATGCAAGGAGGGGCCACTGAGGCCCAAATCGCAGCCTACTTAATGGGCTTACGCATGAAAGGCGAAACGATCGATGAAATCACTGGATCAGTGCGAGCCATGCGCGAACGGGCGATTCGAATTCCTATTGCCGATCCTCAGGTAGTGGATACGTGTGGAACCGGTGGAGACAAAAGCCACACGTTCAATATCTCGACGGCCGCCGCCTTCGTCGTGGCGGGAGGGGGGATGACGGTTGCCAAACATGGGAATCGCTCCGTGTCCTCTCAATCAGGGAGTGCGGACGTGTTGGGTGCCCTTGGCGTGAATATCGACTTGTCCCCTGAAAAGGTGGCCGATTGCATCAATGAAATTGGCATTGGGTTTCTCTTCGCACCGCTTTATCACGGAGCCATGAAGCATTGCGCCAAACCGCGGTCGGAGCTCGGGATCCGTACCTTGATGAATATCATGGGACCACTGGCCAATCCGGCACGAGCCACGATCCAGATTCTGGGAGTGTATGATCAGGCTCTCAACGAAAAGTTGGCCCAGGTTCTATTGCGATTGGGCACACAACATTGCTTTGTCCTTCATGGGATGGACGGGTTGGATGAAATTTCATTAACCAGTCGCACAGGGATTGCTGAAGGAAAAAAAGGACGGGTACTGAGCTATTCCATCGGGCCGGAAGATTTCGGCCTTCACCCGGTTTCGCCCAAAGAACTGTTGGGAGGAACCGCGGAAGACAATGCCCAGATCATTCGAGAGATTTTTCGAGGACGAAAGGGCCCCAAAAGGGATATCGTCTTGATGAATGCCGCGCCGGCCTTTATCGCCTGCCAGAAAGCGACCTCGCTGAGAGAAGGATTCGAAGAAGCCGGTCGCGTGGTGGACAACGGAGCGGCATTTGAAAAGCTGGACAAACTCATTTCCCTGACCAAAAAGTTGGCAGCATGA
- the trpC gene encoding indole-3-glycerol phosphate synthase TrpC yields the protein MILSRILEHKKAELRRKQSRGYLAELKGRIVDRTRPLGFIQALEKGLTSTAPALIAEVKKASPSQGLMRPEFHDQFEPVTIASQYRDHGASALSVLTDQDFFQGNLEYLHNVKEAIHLPTLNKEFMVEEIQFYEARAYGADCVLLIAAALDRFQLEDFFTVAQELSLDVLIEIHNERELDTVLERVPLARLIGINNRDLKTFQTDLSVTERLAKRMPPDRLIVSESGIHNRAHVERVLEAGAKAMLIGESLLRADSIQAKIQELLHPPASPKKEASTTRWV from the coding sequence ATGATTCTTTCTCGTATTCTCGAACATAAAAAAGCCGAATTGCGTCGAAAACAGAGTCGGGGATACCTGGCTGAGCTCAAGGGCCGGATTGTTGATCGAACGCGACCCCTGGGTTTTATTCAAGCATTGGAAAAGGGATTGACGTCGACCGCTCCGGCATTAATTGCCGAAGTCAAAAAAGCTTCGCCCAGTCAAGGCCTGATGCGACCGGAATTTCACGATCAGTTCGAGCCAGTGACCATCGCCTCTCAATATCGCGATCATGGAGCGAGTGCCCTATCGGTTCTTACCGATCAGGATTTCTTTCAGGGGAACTTGGAATATCTGCACAATGTCAAAGAGGCGATTCACCTCCCCACGCTCAATAAAGAATTTATGGTCGAGGAGATTCAATTTTATGAAGCCCGGGCCTATGGAGCAGACTGTGTTTTACTGATTGCGGCCGCGTTGGACCGATTCCAGCTTGAAGACTTTTTTACAGTTGCCCAAGAGTTATCGCTCGATGTGCTCATTGAAATCCATAATGAACGGGAATTAGATACTGTCCTTGAACGGGTGCCCTTGGCCAGACTGATCGGCATCAACAACCGGGATCTCAAAACCTTTCAAACTGATTTGAGTGTCACCGAACGGCTGGCCAAACGTATGCCACCGGACAGACTGATTGTTAGTGAAAGTGGCATCCACAACCGTGCACATGTTGAGCGGGTACTGGAAGCCGGAGCTAAAGCCATGTTGATCGGCGAGTCCTTATTGCGCGCAGACTCGATTCAAGCCAAAATTCAGGAATTATTACATCCCCCGGCTTCTCCAAAAAAAGAAGCATCCACCACTCGTTGGGTCTAG
- a CDS encoding phosphoribosylanthranilate isomerase, with the protein MATKIKICGITNQKDAEFAVQEGADALGFVFYAQSPRYVQPATAQHIIASLPPFVVTVGVFVNHDLDMVKRVFDDCGLSLAQLHGDESPGFCESLQRPVLRAIRLRDRSSYLALAEWKGRIGVRGFIIDAFSPTAYGGTGHTTDWSLAGEVAKAVPMLLAGGLTPENVQEAICQVQPYGVDVSSGVEQSPGRKDPAKIRDFIQSVRLVC; encoded by the coding sequence ATGGCCACAAAAATAAAAATTTGCGGCATTACGAATCAGAAAGATGCCGAATTCGCAGTTCAGGAAGGGGCCGACGCATTGGGTTTTGTGTTTTACGCCCAAAGCCCTCGATATGTCCAACCTGCGACCGCCCAACATATCATTGCCAGCCTTCCCCCTTTTGTGGTGACGGTGGGTGTCTTCGTCAATCACGATCTCGATATGGTAAAACGCGTATTTGATGACTGCGGATTGAGTCTGGCACAACTGCACGGTGACGAATCTCCCGGTTTTTGTGAATCGTTACAGCGTCCAGTGCTACGCGCCATTCGGCTAAGGGATAGAAGCAGCTATCTCGCATTGGCAGAATGGAAAGGACGGATAGGCGTGAGAGGATTTATCATTGATGCATTTTCTCCTACCGCGTACGGAGGAACCGGGCACACGACCGATTGGTCACTTGCGGGCGAAGTAGCCAAAGCCGTTCCCATGCTGTTGGCCGGAGGACTCACTCCTGAAAATGTTCAAGAAGCTATTTGCCAGGTTCAACCCTATGGGGTCGATGTGAGTAGCGGTGTGGAACAGAGTCCTGGGCGTAAAGATCCGGCTAAAATTCGGGACTTTATCCAATCGGTTCGTCTTGTGTGTTAG